CCCGCTGCGGCGAGCATCTGCTGCTGTGCTGGGAACGCGGCCACCGCACCCTACTGGCGCGCGCCGCCCAGCAGTTGGCGCAGGTGTGCTGGGCGGAGTGGAACCTCGGCGACGACTCGGCGCAGGGCTCGGAGGGACTCCAGCACGTCCTCGGACTCGCAGACGACGCCCCCGTCCCCTCCCTGCCGCGGCTCGCCGCGATGACCGACACGGCCGGTCAGGACAGGCTCTGCCAAGTCCTGTACGACGTGTTCGAGCACCACCGTCGCGCCGCGTGCGACCTGCGGCTCGAAGCCAGCGGGCAGGTGCTGAGCTGTGTCGCCGAGCCGGTCCGCCTGCCGGGCGGGCCGGTGTGGAGCGTGCGCGCGGTGATGATGGACGTCACCGGTGACCGCAGGGCGCGCGAGCGGGCCGCGCTCGCCGAGCGGGACGCCCAGGCGCAGCGGGCCCAGGTGCACGCGCTCGCGGACATCTCCGGAGCGCTGCGGGACGCCGTACTGCCGCATTTCGAGGGCGAGTTGAGCCCCTTCGGGCTGGAGGCGGCGGCGGTGTACCGGCCGGACTCGGGCTCCGGGGTCGGGGGTGACTGGTTCAAGGTGCGGGTCCTGCCGAGCGACCGGGTCCTCATCGCGCTCGGTGACGCGCGCGGCCACGGGCTCCAGGCGGTCACCCTGATGGCGAAGCTGCGGTACGCGCTGGCCGGGCTGAGCTTCACCGGCCGGAAGGTGGAGCAGCTCACCACGTGGCTGAACAACGTCGCGTGCGACGACGGCCGGGAGTCGACGGCCACCGCCGTCATCGCCCGCTACCACCCCGAGCGGTGCCTGCTGCGCTGGACCTGCGCCGGGCATCCGCGTCCCGTGCTGCTGCGCGGCGGCGAGGCGCGCGTCCTGGACGAGGCGCCCGGCACCGGCGGGCCGCCGCTCGGGGTGGTTCCGGACCTGCGCTACCGGGCGACGGAGACGACGCTGCGCGAGGACGACATCGTCCTGCTGTACTCGGACGGGCTGGTCGAGCGGCGCACCCATGACGCGGACGCGGACACCGCACGGCTGGTCGAGGAGGTACGGCGGGCCGCGGAGCCCGGGGTCGGCGCGGGCCCGGCCGGTCTCGAGGAGTTCGCCCAGGACGTGGTGCGGGCCCTGACCGGACCGCACCAGACGGACGACGCGACACTCCTCGTCTTCCGGCATCTGCACGGCGAGCCGGTCCGGCCGCGCTGACGCACCGCGCGGCCGGGTCCCACGCCGCCGGGGTCAGGCGCCCTTCGTGCCGGTGACCGACACCGGGCCCCTGAAGGTGTTGGCGGTGCAGCCGGGTCCGGAGAGGGTGACGGCGGAGCGGGTGCCGACCACCGACAGCGCGCCGGTGAGCGAACTCCCGCAGATCTGGACGGTGTCGGCGCCGACGGTCTGCACCGCGCCGGTGATGTCCGAGCCGCGCACCACCAGGCTCGCGCCCGAGGTGACGAGGACGACCCCGGTGAGGCGGGCGTTGTCGAGGCAGGTCGTGCCCGACGTCACCAGCAGGGCGCCCGCGCGCTGCCCAGTGACCGTGCGGGTGCAGGCGGGGGTGGCGGGCACCCGGGAGCGGTAGTCGAGGGCGAAGGCGAGCTTGCCCGGCTTGCTGTCGCTCAACGGCAGCGACAGGTCCCCGAACTCGCCCTTCGTCTCCTTCTTCCCGGCGTTCCACTCGGCGAGCCTGCCCAGCTCGTCGGCGGTGCGGCCGCCCGCGACGACGGTGTCGCCGGGGAGGTCGGTCATCGCCTTCGAGGCGTCGCGCACGGCGTCGAGGGAGGACGACAGGGACGTCAGGTCGTACCGGGACAGGTCGATCCGGTCCCGCAGCCAGCCGCCCCAGAGGAATTCGAGGAACTCGGCCGAGCCGTTCGCCTGTTCGTAGCCGATGCCCCGGGTGAAGTAGACGAGGCTGCGGTAGGGGTCGTCGTGGAAGCGGGACAGGCCGAGCCGGGTGGGGAGTTGGGACACCGTGATGGCGTCGCCCTTCTCGTCCTTGAGCCACACCCAGTTCTCGGCCCGCATCCGCTTCCAGAAGTCGGCGGTGGAGAGCCGGCTGAGGTTGGCGCTCACCCGCAGCCTGATGGGCGTCTTCGGACCGCCGTCGGCCGCCTCCCAGAACGAGGTCAGCGAGTGGTGGCCGTCCGTCAGGTACAGCGTGCCGCCG
The sequence above is a segment of the Streptomyces griseoviridis genome. Coding sequences within it:
- a CDS encoding PP2C family protein-serine/threonine phosphatase, which produces MAAREKSEQDARPPVGVRALEELLASQRRRIGWYTARADHRAREAFPTPPAEGGDDRSDVPAEVAAIATRDLLDALPMAALLVRVVCDDEGRIVDYHYVTQNEAAVRYADAVIPREARPPSAGRPVPLFDRFPSMADTAVPRMLRDAFGGGGPQGPEPVEWYLPLPDGQAVRIHNELTVTRCGEHLLLCWERGHRTLLARAAQQLAQVCWAEWNLGDDSAQGSEGLQHVLGLADDAPVPSLPRLAAMTDTAGQDRLCQVLYDVFEHHRRAACDLRLEASGQVLSCVAEPVRLPGGPVWSVRAVMMDVTGDRRARERAALAERDAQAQRAQVHALADISGALRDAVLPHFEGELSPFGLEAAAVYRPDSGSGVGGDWFKVRVLPSDRVLIALGDARGHGLQAVTLMAKLRYALAGLSFTGRKVEQLTTWLNNVACDDGRESTATAVIARYHPERCLLRWTCAGHPRPVLLRGGEARVLDEAPGTGGPPLGVVPDLRYRATETTLREDDIVLLYSDGLVERRTHDADADTARLVEEVRRAAEPGVGAGPAGLEEFAQDVVRALTGPHQTDDATLLVFRHLHGEPVRPR
- a CDS encoding ParB/Srx family N-terminal domain-containing protein, which produces MTGSARVRPARSAVASRAPGRRGLARGAGVLTCSLLIGQILTGTPAAAQSGTASGVTSARAGDLIDVTLDQLRPTQPSLGYDQIFYKLGRYGSSKDEDRGKFNKRFDDWCETNGQGVAASVDAGAALTDPSSFTCAIPVGQETEDSLAQMKTVVVGPGGTLYLTDGHHSLTSFWEAADGGPKTPIRLRVSANLSRLSTADFWKRMRAENWVWLKDEKGDAITVSQLPTRLGLSRFHDDPYRSLVYFTRGIGYEQANGSAEFLEFLWGGWLRDRIDLSRYDLTSLSSSLDAVRDASKAMTDLPGDTVVAGGRTADELGRLAEWNAGKKETKGEFGDLSLPLSDSKPGKLAFALDYRSRVPATPACTRTVTGQRAGALLVTSGTTCLDNARLTGVVLVTSGASLVVRGSDITGAVQTVGADTVQICGSSLTGALSVVGTRSAVTLSGPGCTANTFRGPVSVTGTKGA